Below is a genomic region from Thunnus albacares chromosome 4, fThuAlb1.1, whole genome shotgun sequence.
GAAAATGCCGCTTGAACTGAGTAAGTCTGTTAATTTGTAATGGCAACGACTGAGCGAAAAATGCAatgaatgtctttatttttggcGACATTATTGAGCAGCTCGAGCTAGTCAGCCAGTTAGCACGAAGCTAGCTAGCCTCGCCCATTGCTGCattaattttgacatttcatctCGCACATGGAAGACAAAAGCTCGGCATTAGCAATAATGGTGTCAGATTCAGTATAGACATGTGTCCAATGAACCTCAGTTGGCTGTGAAGATGCTGTGGCTCGAAATGCAGCCCGTCACAAGCTGTTCATGGATGTTAGCGTCAGCTAGCTGTTAGTTGAGCTAACGTCAGTCAGAGGAAATAGTTGTGCCCACATCGCATTGTTGTTGTGACATGTCCAGACTGGGGCTGGCTGACTGTGGGGAAGTAGCTAAAGatagtggttctcaaagtgaggtccggggacccccaggggtccttgaggtgGAACGGGgaataatgtatttttactgtaattccATGCATAAGTAGCACAATGACAGAGtgtgtgactattttggtcatggggtTCGTATAcgttctgtaataaaacatctaaaagctaAAGTCTTATCAGATGGAGCACCCTGGggcaaaatcttatcaaatgggcGTCTGTGGtataatttgtgtcagtttaggagTCCTTGGTGTGAAAAAGTTTAAGAACCACTGGCTTAAGGAAACACAATTTGTGGCTGCTGACCAAGCTCAAAATGAAGACGTTTGGTTGCAGTTTTAAAGTTGAGCTGGTGGAGCGAAGAGCAAATATTTGGATACCTGTCATGATAAGAAAGTTATTTTATAGGCAATGTGGAAGCCTACTAACATTATGAAGTTTTATTATCAGTGTAGATTTAAAGTGAATTGTCTTTAAGTGCTGCTTACATGCTTTAttgaaaacagaggaaaaaataggCATTTGTTTGTAAATTTACATGTACGTATATGAACCTAGCTAAATAAGTATAAAACAAATCTAATTTTCATTGTTTCGGTTTACTGAGAAgaagtgaaaaaatacataTGCATTATAGAAAGCAAAATCAGCCTTCCTGCACAGTTTCAGGAAGTGCACGACTGACCATGATATATTTATATCCTTCTTGAATTagaattgaatttttttttaaacttgataAAATTTGTGTAAATTACCTCTTTATCTTATGGGTAATGTGTTTATTACCCATAAGTTATAGCCATACCTTgtgtcttctcttctctttggGAGAACTTCTTGTGGACACTGCTGTGATGGCTCTGTTCTTAATAGGTCTGAGCACTGACTTGACCAACAAGCACAGACCTGGCAGTGTGGTGAAAATGTCTGGAAAAATCAATGAGATATGTTAGGCCATGTTAAACACATCAGGCCCTCAAACGACTAATGACTAATGGCCCTATGACTAATGATGAAGTAATTGATGCAGATTAATTCTGGATAACCTTTCagtatatttaatatgaaactGTAGTTTAATGAGATATTAGCTCAGGCAGAACAAGTTATAAATGATAGGACACTATAAACTGATTTTTGCCCTAAATAGatgtacaaagtggtattactTTGTCAACTGTTTTCTGTATTTCCCATTATAGTTAATGTGTGTTTAGCGCTTCACAATTATTCTTGTCTTGTCTACTTTCAGAACATGTATTCGCCAGTCTCCCGCAGATGGAGAGGGGAGTTGCGAAAGTGATTGGTGGCGATCCCAAAGGCAACAACTTCCTTTATACCAATGGGAAGTGTGTCATCATCAGGAACATTGAAGTAAGTTTTTAAGCTATTTTTATCAAGTGTTGCTGactttaaaggattttttttttgttttacaatcTGGGTCTTACTTTCATTGTTTTGGCCATTATTCATATTAGTCAAGATGACATTTTACTCACtaattacagtatattgctTTGATTATACTTCACACCACTTGGAAAATAAGTTCACTGACCGCTTGTTTGAAAGTTTCATGTTTGTTGGGCCTCTGGCCACACCTAAAACCAGTGGCGGGTGTGGTCAAAGGTGTGCTCTGAAACCCGATGGGCACAGCACTGCTTTGGGCTGGTTAGATGTGATgtggtttcatttcagttggCACAAAACGGCACATGCCACTTATGCTGTCCTGATTTGATAGCTTGTTTGGCAATTTAACAAAATACCATGTGGCCTAACAAAACGGCAAAACATTGGAGATTAGTCATCACATATATTGAGCAGGTCCTGTCACGCTAAATCCAAAAGGGAATGATACTAACTGTACTTTCTCTGCTAACACTTAAAAGCTGTCCAGAGATTAAATCAAAGTCTGGCTGCAATGATAGTtgcaaacaatgttttttttacatgtatttgGTACAACTCATCCTGAACAAGAAGTGTAACAGCAGCATTTCCACTACCACCCACCACCTGCCCTCCATTAAAGCAGCTTTCCCCACCCTTGCTACTTAATAACATGTAGTAAGTGGCCTCTGCACGTGTAACCACACCtgtgggtgacgtcacagtgtatataacacatTATGAGTACATCAGCAAGATGAAATCCTTGAACATTGGaagtcagcaaaaacaagattttcagctgctattaaattactttttaaccAGGAAGCAGTTCTGCAAAATGCAATGGACATTTTCAACTGACGGTTTGGGTAACAAGttttaactttcattttaaaggaccaatgtgtaggatttagtggcatccagcagTGAGTAGGAGTGGAGCTGAATCCAAATATGGTAttcagaaaagcacaaatagtgggtttttacaaatatttatttcatacaaatattttttaaatgatttgtttccagaaagaaaaaaaaaacctgtcagaTAACAGCGCGCAGGCTGGGACTCGTAAGGTAGAGGCTGCATtgctgtctgcctgtgtgtcatGAGTgtataaatagctgcagatCTATCTGTATGGCGGAGCTGAGCTGTGGCTGATTGGTCAGTGGAGATGTCTGTGGTCTGGAAAATTGggttcaagacctggtgtgggaacccagttttgtaaaaaaaaaaaaaaaaacaactttattgaagaacacttacttcaacactttaatatcctaaaattgttttttttttcaaatacaaattattttgaTGCCTCAGCAAATACAGATACGAATacccttccaagcgtgtaggagaacctacggtggccatgaaactcttgaaaaatgcaaaaggccctctctagagtcagtgtttggtttgtctgttctgggctactataGTAACATGGCAGTGTAACATGGTTGGCCCTGGGGAGGATAACTTACTCCCTCTGTAGATAGAaggggctcattctaaggtaacgaaaacacgattcttattttcatgtgattacacaaatgaaatcatacttatgaatattatattcagttTCTGCCAAGcgatccccctaaatcttatgcactggtcctttaaatcacAGTTAAACTTAGCAGTTGTTAAATGTGTCTGATCACTTGTTTTACTTGCTCTTAATAGACTCAATTGCAAGGCTGCATTGACCTGACATGCTGCATCCCTTTATCCCTCTTTAATTGACCTAATGAGTAAAATGATATGATgagcaacagaaacaatggtcaaaactatgaaaaatggTCCaagttataaaaaaacaacagaattttTCTTTGTACTGTTTTAGAAGGGCACCACCTTTGTACCATTTGTCAGACACACACCTGCTGATGTctcatgtttcctgtctttgCAGAACCCGGCTATAGCAGACATTTACACTGAACATGCCCATCAAGTTACTGTTGCCAAGTACGCTCCCAGTGGATTCTACATTGCATCTGGAGGTAAACAGCCCACATATGAACACGTCAACTAatatgtgcacatactgtagttaCTTATCACAGTATGTTTAtactataataaaataaataattgtttttttaaaccctCTTAGATGCATCAGGAAAGATCCGTATCTGGGACACCACCCAGAAGGAGCATCTGCTCAAGTACGAGTACACCCCTATTTCAGGCAAGATCAAGGACATTGCATGGACAGAGGATAGCAAGAGGATTGCTGTTGTTGGGGACGGACGAGAGAAGTGAGTATTGGGGGTTTCATACTAGACTGACTGAAACTATGTTCAAGAAATAGAAGTTAGCCACCATGAGCCAGCATTAAGAGAAGCTCCTCGCACACAATTGCTTGCTTTAGATATTTCTATGTTTGACATGCTAAGATGGAGTTTTAGTgcatttaaataacatttattaatGATTGTCTTGATTGATAGTGCTGTGTAGTATGTGAATGCTTCCTACTACATATCACCATTGAGCAGCTAAGACAGCTAAAACCTTGTGTAGGGCAACTGTccataaatataataatgaaaaaaacacatagcATAAACAttatgtcagtgtgtttgaCTGTGATCATCAAGCTGTACAATAGGTGGTCTAATTTCTGTTGTTAGTTTAATCCTGGGAGATTTGTAGACTTGCTTTTATAGGAAAATggtgttttgttatttctatTCCTCTCTCAGACCTCACACAAACCAAACTTATCTGTGTTGATCTGTTTCTGTAGGTTTGGGGCAGTGTTCCTGTGGGACTCTGGGTCCTCAGTTGGAGAGGTTTCCGGCCACTCCAAATTAATCAACAGTGTTGACATACGGCAGAAACGCCCTTACCGCCTTGCTGCTGCCAGTGATGACACCTGTGGTTCCTTCTTCGAGGGCCCTCccttcaagttcaagttcacaTTACGCGTGAGTTGGAGAGATTAACATTAGCTTTTTTCTCTAGGCTTTTGAGCAGCTTTTGGAAAGGtcgtgtgtgtgtaaacaaatTAGATGGAAGTAAATTGATTTAGCTGGACCTGTCTTGGGAAGAAAGGAAAGGCTCTGCTTTTAACCAGAGGATTAAAACCCAACAAACCAACCAAAGGCTAAATGTCATCTTCAACTTGGAGTCTtattaataacaaaatattgGCCTTCAGCATATGCACACATAGCACTAGCGTGACTTTAAACCAGCCGTCTTAAGTCTGTCACACCCTGGTGGTCACTGACAGTGTGGCcttgtttgtctgtttccaTATTACATAACCCACTTCCCCCATAAATTCTTGTAGAATGTGTGAGCCACATCCTTGGTAGAAGGCCTTCCCTCTGCAGTTTGCACGCACTAAACTAAAccttcatttctgtttttagcacatgtcttcatgtttttaattaaatcacAGCCTGTATatgtttttgagaaaagctgAGAGCAGCACATGCACTCCTGAACCCATGTCctattgtttttatgttcatgcTCATGAACACTCGTCAAACAGCTCCTCAGGTGGATAGAGTAGGCTGTATAGTGCAGTATATGTGGCTGTCAAATTGGATTATCCAGGACCAGGGGCCCCCTCACGAAATTTTCTTATCAGGAACAACATTGTTTTGGGACGACAGCAACAAGCCTCCCTGACTCTAATCAGTAGTGAGAGTATATATCCACTACTTAGTATACATGCTATGGCTGGTCTTGACTGTCACTATTCTTGTAAAGTGCACTATGGTGTTTTTACctgaaaaattattattttctcaagttGACTTTTTGTCAACTTTTCCCTCAAGAGGATGGCAGAGAATgacaaatatatttgttcagtttgtccAGCATGATTAATATGTGATGGATTATCAACCATGATGAAAGACTGAAAGGGAATGTCCTAGATAAAATACTCTTATGCTGTTTATATTAATGTAAAGAAATTTTCTGTACGGAtaatttttcctcctttctcctgTCTCCCCGGTGACCACTAAAGGACCACAGCCAGTTTGTCAACTGTGTCCGTTTCTCTCCAGACGGAAGTCGGTTTGCCACCGCAGGTGCTGATGGCCAGGTGAGTATTGGATTGCCAGGTGTGAGCATGTGCTCATGAAAATTTTATATTAAGATTACCTTGACCAAAACGATCTTTAAGCAAGACTCTGTAACCTCTGCTGAGCAGTAGCAACAGTGGCCTCTGCTGCCTTAACTGGTAATTACAGGACGCTGGTGCATTGAAGTCTGTTGATATCTGAGCAGTGAGGGTACCACGCTATCGTAACGTGAGTGAACACTATTTGTAGGGGAACAGACTTCAACACTTAAGCTGTGTCTAGACCGCAAGCGTAGCGGGAGCAGCACATCTAGACACAGTTACTGTTGTGACATCCCTCGCTGTGCTTCTGGTTGATATTATTTCCATGACTGGCAACATCTGAACTCACAGCAGCTATGTGCTAAAATGTAGTTGCTAACAGCTAGCATTATACTGACTGACTTATGTTACGATACACAATGTCTTCACACACTGCGGAAAATACAGTCTGGTGGCTGCTGTTGCTTACCAGCTGAAGACCCATCCATACATactcataaaactgaagttacCTCCAGGTAACTAATATTTCTCGCGGGTGATCGTACCTGCTCAACCCAAGTTACATAGTGCAAGAACAGGTGTTTGGTGTGTGGAGTGGGAATGAAAGAGGCAACATTCTCCCTGTTACAAGTCAGTGTACCATCAAAATGATCTTGAAGTTGTTTAAGGTAAAATAGTTGCATAATGTTACCTTGAGTATACTACAATGACATTTACTTCAATAACATAAATTAAATCAAGGGCAGTTTTGTATAGAACAAATTCACAGAAAAAACTGTAGATgtatacaaaaaaatgttcctAATTTTCTTAATGAATATGATTTCCTCAGATTTTCGTCTATGATGGAACAAATGGGGAGCGCGTCGGCTCACTGGGTGGAGAGAAGGCCCACAAAGGAGGAATCTATTCTGTAAGTAGGGTTCTCGAGCTCTTTCATGTCAAAATCTGATACTGCATTCAGCATATATTTTGCCAGTCTGTCTTGTTTGAACTTAAACAAATCATCAGAGCTTGTGAACACAAAATTGCTTCTTTCCCTATTCAAATTGAGAACTTAGGGAACACTAAAAGAGGAAcccatttgttttttgttctccacACAGCACTGGTGTTCCCGATGTTGAATAAAGATCTATAAGACTTCTTTACCAACAAAATGCACAACTTTACATTACATGCATATTAATATCATAACCTTCTTTTCAATCCCAACATCCTCCAGATCAGCTGGAGCCCTGACAGCTCCCAACTGATATCTGCCTCAGGGGACAAGACCGTCAAGCTCTGGGATGTTGGTGCAGGTACGGCCGTCACCACCTTCAACCTGGGCACTGAAGTGACAGACCAGCAGCTGGGCTGCCTGTGGCAGAAGGACCACCTCCTCAGTATCTCCTTGTCAGGATACATTAACTACCTGGACAAGAACAACCCTGACCGACCCATACGCACCGTCAAGGTCAGACTCTTGAGGGTTTAAGGATGTTATTCTTGGATATTATCAATAGCTCCTTGTTACTGATAAAATGTGGCATTATCTTTTAAGTAGCTGTTATTTCATATAACTCAGTTTCcatatacctgaacacactCTCACATTAGCCTTTAACTTTTTCAGAATTTTGTCTGCCTAATTTTGTGCTTTCAGATTGATACCCAATTTGTAAATGTGGCACTATTTGCcaattataacattttaaaaagtggatACACATTATTATGACCtctaatgtttaaaatgtttactgtaaTTGTCTTTAAATTGTAGCACACGTATAAATCTCAGCAAGCTCTATGACATCTatgtacacatttacaaatcTTACTACATATTTGCATTAATGCAAAtggatgaaagaaaaacattgcatTTGAATGCATTCAGAAATTCTAAATGAATTgacatgacatttttaaaatgttacaatataCTACAATATTGACACACAGAGGGTGTTCATGCACAAAAGTTAAAACCGCATGTTTTGTTGTCAGGAGTTCTTTCTTTCGTATAAAGCTCTTAGCTCTTTGTCTGTAAGCTACATTGAGTGGATTTGTGAAACCAAGTGTAGCCTATGATAAATAAAGCCTTTCACCAGAGCAGAGATTAAAGCTTCTGACTGGCAAACACATTTATCAGAAATGGTGAGGTGCTGGATGGTCTCTTTTAAGCTCctgtttctcaaaatgtcagcttGAAATGAACTGACCCAGCAACTAGACTAGATTTGCTGTACTGATATATATCATTTGTCACTGCCAGGCAGAAGGCAGTGGGACAGAAAATTCCAGTCACTGTATGTCAAGTTCTTGCAAaagtatctaaaaaaaaaaaaaaaaaaaaaaaaaaaaaaaaagtcatgtggCTTTTGACTGGAACTAATGTGCTGTCAAAATATCAAGTGTCTGTCATGAGTATGTGTTAAGATTCTACAAAACATGTACTTGTTCATCCTACAGGGTCACAGCAAATCCATCCAGTGTCTGACGGTTCACAAAAATGATGGGCGAACCTACATCTACTCGGGAAGTCACGATGGACACATCAATATCCTTTCACTGCTGAAGTGGTCAGCAAAGGTCGCCCATTAGACAACAAAGTGCCCTTTGTACTGTATTtagatgatatatttttttaatctctcaaATATTTTGACATCATGTAACATGTACAATATTTGCCTGTTGCAgaggtttatttttttgtaatttgctCAACAAAATTCCCCATTGaagaaatttgtctttttttttttttttttttttttttaatctatttctGTATACAATTTTATCAGACTGGCATTGCTGATACTAGGTTGTTGTAGCAGAATGAAGCAGTCAACACTATTGAACACAGTCATCTAATAGAGCTAAAAACAAGGAGTTTACCATCGTTTGCAGCTAGATGTCAGTCGTTCAACACAA
It encodes:
- the wdr1 gene encoding WD repeat-containing protein 1, producing MPLELKHVFASLPQMERGVAKVIGGDPKGNNFLYTNGKCVIIRNIENPAIADIYTEHAHQVTVAKYAPSGFYIASGDASGKIRIWDTTQKEHLLKYEYTPISGKIKDIAWTEDSKRIAVVGDGREKFGAVFLWDSGSSVGEVSGHSKLINSVDIRQKRPYRLAAASDDTCGSFFEGPPFKFKFTLRDHSQFVNCVRFSPDGSRFATAGADGQIFVYDGTNGERVGSLGGEKAHKGGIYSISWSPDSSQLISASGDKTVKLWDVGAGTAVTTFNLGTEVTDQQLGCLWQKDHLLSISLSGYINYLDKNNPDRPIRTVKGHSKSIQCLTVHKNDGRTYIYSGSHDGHINYWDAETGENDCFSGKGHSNQVSKMVVDETDELVTCSMDDTLRYTNIGKKEYSASDVVKMDFQPKSVSAAAGGLSLAVCIGQVVLLKDKKKVFTLDNLGYEPEVGVIHPGGTTAAVGGADGIIRLYSIQGNTLKDEGKTIEAKGAITDMAYSNDGAYLAAIDDKKVATAFNVADGYSVKNEFYGHHAKPVVLAWSPDNEHFATGGMDMMVFIWTVNDADKRIKLPDAHRLHHVSGLAWIDEHTLVTASHDGSIKQWTVTD